A stretch of DNA from Diospyros lotus cultivar Yz01 chromosome 14, ASM1463336v1, whole genome shotgun sequence:
caactTTACCTTGTTGATTTTGATTATCTAAACATGCCTAGTTTTTTTGTTCCTTGTCGAGAACGAAGATATCATCTGCGTGATTATATTAGACGAGGAAGACTGCGTGGAAAGGAAGAACTGTTCAACTATAGATACTCCTTGTGTTGTAATGTTATTGAACATTGTATTGGAGTTTTAAAagtatgattttttattttaaaattaattaccaatTATCCATTTAGTAAGTAAAGACAAATCCTTATTGCATGTTGTGCAATACATAACTATATTCGTCAAGAGCACGCTTTAGATAACTTGTTCACTGAGTTTTCATCAGAGAATATGGTATTTCAAGATATGCCAGAATcaagtcaaaattaaaaagcCATATAATTTGATGCTAGCCAAACAAGTTGAATGGAACAAGTTAGGgatcaaattattacacaaaTATGGAATGACTTTTCAATAAGTGGTACATGATTATGTAGATTTATTTTAATGTGTTAGTGTTTgaattgttttgatttttgtcaTGACTATTTAAACTTGTAAATGTAATTCATTTACTATTGAAGTGTTTgatgtaatattatttatcatgaacaatcatattttctcatttttattgagttaatttttaatttttatttctccatttattattttttagcaaagctgttttatttcttgtttgtattttttttgtaatggggaaaaaaatattacaatatttcactaaaatcaaaatgtatttaatagtatattagcattaaactattttaatttaaataataattaaattttatgaataaaataatttttcttaaaattttaaaataaacacatttttagtttttaattttaaaaaataatttttcaaaatgacaaaaaaaaatgcgttttcagaaatttcaaaacaaacactcaaaatacaaaactcaaaactcaaaatttaaaaataaaatacaaagagaacaccatctaaattttttagatgCTAAATAAGTTTGCATCTATTagggatgaaaaagaaaaaacaaagaaataaaaaggcTTAAACGAATAAGAATATAAAGGGGAAGGCAACACCATAAATGGTCCAATTATTACTTCAACAGACCTTAAGAAATATCTAACCACCATTTCCGATTGCATCAACAGAAATTCAAAAGAAGCCGCAAAAGAGAAGCTCAAACAAAATGCTTCTCAGCAGCAAACCCCCCTCAGTCATCATCCAATCTTTCACTTCCACGAAACCTAATTTCAAGCGCTTTCCGATCACTGACAGAAGCAGCTACATCTGCTGCAGCAGTATTACTCCAAAGAGGAGAAGAGGAGGCATGTCTGCTTTTGAAGCTCGGGTCTCTCTCGTCCTCGCCCTGGCCGCCCAAACATCCTCCCTCTCTCAGCGACGTACATGTTCACTAATCCTCCGATTTCtggttttcttttttcaattttatttttgagtttcttttctGGTTTCCAAAGtggatttttcttgtagttCTGACGGATTTGGCGACCGAAACTGTTAAATATGTATTTCCGCGGAGGTTCGAGAGTCGGAACTTAGAGGAAGCTTTGATGGCCGGTGCTATTTCCTTTCCTTGTtctctaaaatatatattttttggtggattttagttttgtttgatatttagcgtctttgtttgttgttgtggttcgGTGAGCTTTTGTTTTCATGTTCTGTTGGTTATTCTTGCAGTTCCAGATCTTGAAACAGTGGAATTTAAGGTTTTGAGCCGGACAGACCAGTATGAGATAAGAGAAATTGAGGTATGAATTGGCTtccttttttcatttcaattttataatatacaGGTTCCTTGAGACTTCGGATGAACCAAATgcttcaaaaagaaaaaaaaaagaaaagattttggtCGTGCATTGAATTCATACTAAGGTGTAAAATTTGAGATCATCAGTCCTgatcattaaaatattattctcatTTTAGCAATAGTATGTCATTTAGAATATCCTAAAGTCTGATTAACCAGTATGAACTGAAGTGTTT
This window harbors:
- the LOC127791066 gene encoding heme-binding-like protein At3g10130, chloroplastic isoform X3, with protein sequence MLLSSKPPSVIIQSFTSTKPNFKRFPITDRSSYICCSSITPKRRRGGMSAFEARVSLVLALAAQTSSLSQRLLTDLATETVKYVFPRRFESRNLEEALMAVPDLETVEFKVLSRTDQYEIREIEPYFIAETTMPGKYGFDLNGASQSFNVLAEYLFGKNKTKERMEMTTPVFTSKTQSDGEKMEMTTPVITRKQEGQDKWQMSFVMPSKYGSNLPLPKDPSVRIKEVERKIVAVTAFSGPLDFQLLKS